The DNA window AGCGTCAGCATCAATACGTCTCCACGTCGTTCACGAGGGTTGCAGTGCACATCCGGCCGACGACGCCGTCGCGGGCGGCCTGCCAGTCGAAGGTCGCCTGCACGCCCTGCGGTCCGGAAATCTCGATGCGCGGGCGCGGCAGGTAGACGGCGTGCACGGTGAAGGTGAAGCTCTCGCTCGAGGGCAGGACGTAGGAGAATTCCATCTCGCAGGCCTCGCCGTTGATGGCCTGCGTCACCAGCGTCTGGTCGGCAAAGCGGACCTCGATCCGGCCGGTGAGCGCCGCGATGGAGGGGTCCGCGCCGTCGATGCGCCCGTCCGAGCGGATCGTCTCGATCCGATCGAGGTTGTTGGCATAGGTGATTTCGGCCGAGACCACGTTGCCGAGGGCCGAGCCGTTGCGGGTGATCGACCCGTTGAAATGGCCGAACCGCTTCAGCTCCAGCGCGGTGGGCGTTCCGGCGCTGGTCGTCGTGCCGACCGTCTCCCCCTGCGCCACCAGCCGCGCCGTGGCGGTCAGGAGCCCCGAGCGCTGCATCTGCCAGGTGATCTGGTCGAGCACGCAACCCGAATACATCGCGTATCGCGGCACCTCGGGCATGCCGGTCTCGATCGACATCGAGGGCAGCGTCCAGGACCCCGACTGGAACTCGTGGCTGTATGGTGCTTCCGCACCCGTGGTCGTCGGTGCGCCGAAGGCCGCCTTCAGCCAGAAGCCGAACGCCTCGGCGTCGAGCGGCACGACGACATCGCCGTCGGCCGTCACCGCGTCCTTGATCGGCGCCAACGGATCGCGACCGTAGCCCAGCAGTTCCGAGTTCAGCAGCGGTTGCTCTGCGCCGAGCGAGGTGCTGGCGAAGGGCATGCGGGTGAAGCCGCCCACGGGCGGCGTTCCATAGGTCGTCTCGAACGCAAGCGCCATCAGCGCCCGCGCCCCCTGGGCTCGTGCCATGGTGGTCTCCTCGGGTTGTCGGGGTCAGGCCAACTGGTCGGCCGTGGAATAGTGCAGCACCACCGGGATCACGGCGGCCTTCAGGCTGGCCGCGCCCTCGACCGGCAGGTCTACGGGGCGCGGGGCTTCCGCCTCGACCCAGTCGCAGAGCCCGCCAAGCGTGCGGTCGGCGGCGAGCGCCGCGCCAATGCTGGCGGTCAGCCTGTCGAAGTCGGCGTCCCGATCGGCGCCCTGCACGACCGCTTCGATCTCGGCGCGGTGCTGGTAGTGGTAGCGCAGAGGCGAGAGCGTCACCTCCGGCTCGCCCGGTTCGCCGTCCCGCAGGATCAGGAGCCCGGCGGCGGGCACGCGCTCGGACAGAACCTCGCCGCGCAGGGTTGTGGCAGGCACCGTCAAAAGACGTGCGTGCAGCGCCGCCAGCGTGGCCTCGCGTGTACTGGGCATGATGTCACCGAAGAAAATCCGAATGGCACAGCACCGGGCGTCGTCGCCCGGTCTTGATCGTAGGCCAACGACGGCGGACGTCCGCCGTCGATCAGACCGTGCCCGTTCCTTTGAAATTCTCGCACGAGTCAACGCCCCGAGCGGTCCCGGCCAGGAGGTCGTCGGCCAGCCTCATCAGTTCGTCCAAGCGCGGATCGCTCAACCGATACCGGACGAACCGACCGTCCGGTTCTCCGACAACCAGCCCGCATTCGCTCAGGCACCGCAGGTGGTTTGAGGCGTTCGACTGCGACAGGCCGGTGGCGCCAACGATCTCCCCAACCGAAAGCGGGCCGTCACGCAGAGCGGCCAAAATCGACATGCGCGAGAAGTCAGCCAAGCCGCGGAAAAGCTTCGCCCGCAACTCGACGACTTGAGCATCAGCCTGCTGAAGGATTCCGGTCTCGCTCGACATATCAGTCTGCAATGATATATAGCCTCGTCTGTCCACGGAAGATCGTAATGAGCGAAACGGCCACAATGAGCAACGCTGAGCACGCGCGCTACAGAGTCACCGGCATGGACTGCCCGTCATGCGCCGCGAAGATCGAGAAGGCGGTGCGGTCGGCCGGGGTCGAGGACGTGAAGGTCTCGACTGCCACGCAGATCATGACGGTGCATGTATCCGACCTGAGTTTGCAGCTGCCCGAAGTGGAGCGTGCGGTGTCGGGCATCGGCTACCGACTGGATCGGCTGGGCGGACCCGAAGCTGATCACGAGGGAGACATCGACGATCTTCCGAAGGACTTGAGCCATATCACCCCGGCCTACCGGCGTGCGCTGTGGATCG is part of the Paracoccus stylophorae genome and encodes:
- a CDS encoding acyl-CoA transferase, producing MPSTREATLAALHARLLTVPATTLRGEVLSERVPAAGLLILRDGEPGEPEVTLSPLRYHYQHRAEIEAVVQGADRDADFDRLTASIGAALAADRTLGGLCDWVEAEAPRPVDLPVEGAASLKAAVIPVVLHYSTADQLA
- a CDS encoding ArsR/SmtB family transcription factor; its protein translation is MSSETGILQQADAQVVELRAKLFRGLADFSRMSILAALRDGPLSVGEIVGATGLSQSNASNHLRCLSECGLVVGEPDGRFVRYRLSDPRLDELMRLADDLLAGTARGVDSCENFKGTGTV
- a CDS encoding phage tail tube protein — translated: MARAQGARALMALAFETTYGTPPVGGFTRMPFASTSLGAEQPLLNSELLGYGRDPLAPIKDAVTADGDVVVPLDAEAFGFWLKAAFGAPTTTGAEAPYSHEFQSGSWTLPSMSIETGMPEVPRYAMYSGCVLDQITWQMQRSGLLTATARLVAQGETVGTTTSAGTPTALELKRFGHFNGSITRNGSALGNVVSAEITYANNLDRIETIRSDGRIDGADPSIAALTGRIEVRFADQTLVTQAINGEACEMEFSYVLPSSESFTFTVHAVYLPRPRIEISGPQGVQATFDWQAARDGVVGRMCTATLVNDVETY